A stretch of Triticum aestivum cultivar Chinese Spring chromosome 1D, IWGSC CS RefSeq v2.1, whole genome shotgun sequence DNA encodes these proteins:
- the LOC123161881 gene encoding uncharacterized protein: MGGDYVVIPILLCYLYRTCQLTLLDSIDVDGNLTMDEENTTILRPKSFDFPWRANIKNEGSGIISHYAMWHTKPGKFYGLRAEMSIWASPNQENSQESGASLQIYCPDGGNYNLIEAGFHISPSLYRNKDIRFFTYWTKDLKSRGCYNLQCPGFVSASGANLVPGQAIVPPSMYGKQDYYVRLSLNQDPNSEDWVVYRHDLEKPSLLGHFPKKLCPGTPRIQALTGFVNYLKNAHGPPMGSGHFPDHYDHDNKKSAYFKHIRYYNPNGHSYNPFGVPMVKLVDRLDCYRANDFVLDYKRGYMFNYGGPSGCVG; the protein is encoded by the exons ATGGGAGGAGATTATGTTGTCATACCGATCTTACTGTGCTATTTGTATAGAACTTGCCAACTCACCTTGCTTGATTCGATAGATGTAGATGGCAATCTCACGATGGATGAGGAG AACACCACTATTTTAAGACCTAAATCTTTCGATTTTCCGTGGAGAGCTAATATCAAGAATGAAGGAAGCGGCATTATTTCTCAT TATGCAATGTGGCACACAAAGCCAGGAAAATTCTATGGCCTCCGAGCTGAGATGAGTATATGGGCTTCACCAAATCAAGAAAACTCTCAAGAATCTGGAGCATCCTTACAGATCTATTGTCCAGATGGAGGAAACTACAACTTAATTGAAGCTGGATTTCAC ATTTCCCCCTCTTTATACCGTAACAAAGATATCCGCTTCTTTACATATTGGACT AAGGACTTGAAATCAAGGGGGTGCTACAACTTGCAGTGCCCAGGATTTGTTTCTGCAAGTGGAGCTAATCTGGTACCTGGACAAGCCATTGTTCCTCCATCAATGTATGGAAAACAAGACTACTATGTTAGGCTTAGCCTCAACCAG GATCCAAATTCCGAAGATTGGGTGGTGTACCGTCATGATTTAGAAAAACCATCATTATTGGGACATTTTCCAAAGAAGCTTTGCCCTGGAACACCACGTATACAAGCCTTGACTGGATTCGTGAATTACTTGAAGAATGCACATGGTCCTCCAATGGGTAGTGGCCACTTCCCTGATCATTACGATCATGACAATAAGAAATCTGCGTACTTCAAGCACATTCGGTATTACAATCCAAATGGTCATTCTTATAACCCGTTTGGCGTGCCAATGGTCAAGTTAGTTGATAGGCTAGATTGTTATAGAGCAAATGATTTTGTTCTTGATTATAAGAGGGGTTATATGTTCAACTATGGTGGACCAAGTGGTTGTGTTGGTTGA